Proteins from one Thermobifida alba genomic window:
- a CDS encoding phage resistance protein, with product MTTSPSTASGKRFIGDLIEIPEAIHDGDLVFKVSEGVDEEKQAQALRDYVVTPQLARNFDEALTTIKGALAQRQSRATYLNGSFGSGKSHFMAVLHAILNHDPVARGLARMPDVLAKHDDWLEGKKFLLVTSHLVDAESIEAAILGGYVRTVRRLHPDAPVPPVYRADGLLADARDLRAKLGDEKFIADLPAPESSAASSAWGSTRWAAAARWTPDKLDEAFAVPAGTTDPDQVRLRNGLVSALLGSHFRRYTDVVHGDREAFVTLDDGLSVISRHAKEELGYDAVVLLLDELILRFTRFLGGDEAQINAEAQKMSKLVESSESYRPAPVISFVPRQRDLRDLVGTNVTGATGGLFDTLKYWDGRFGHIKLEDGNLTEVVRHRLLRPATPEAADEISAAFERMRNTRPEVRDTLLDSPGGEADTWEDFRALYPFSPALLHVMVDLSAALQRQRSALKLMRQLLVNHRTSLPVGQLVPLGAVFDVLVEGEDRPFHDRLSAEYEKIRDFYRNKVRPWLLRRHKLTEEDAAGLDVRHPFRAEDLLVKTMLLASLVPNVPALKEVTVSRMIALNHGIIPARRTGQDVTRTAAFFRELGTQFGEVRVGPGDNPTVTLNLLRVDTESLMRSSYNAANDQAMRRLFKRLLWEELGLDPDATRTEITWRGTLRTVELDFGNVRSEDSLMRQRFVPETPGAVRVVVDYPFDEGAHRPVEDRQRVQELREEFTEPPATLAWLPHFLSDSRQQDARRLLMMEHLLQDGVIEEKAPDWSSEDRREARQQLDNQAHRIREQLRDLLRGVYGATNADDTDLGERVPQHVEALLPNVDIVIEAGSQLRDALHRIAGKLLDHLYPEHPDFSAVTGARREVRRSDLTAVLQAVENAKADRLQRYEPAAKSELPVLRRVAQPLEIATVSEVFILRDTWLTALDDAARTEQPDTTDIRVRDLKKWIRERGEGKGLPDDIVDLLVLVYAVQSDRAWIRAGKRYTGAEIGRLDGDIVLRRQPLPSEEDFDAANRRARQLFGLEPQPVRNARAVQRLAEQLKERGSTWLAATETLLTQLQRRAVLLGVDEEAPRLRTAQATYELLGRLRALADDTELVTALARADLPGDAAVYKVSMETAGNVAAALDSARWETFDTLLDLVDGGGEHASEAAALLQTLRTAARHNEQEKKLATELDRVAGRAFELIRRSVTKKQDPVVHGSGPTGGGGVAPPVVHPDPVIGEVAAEASAVLTPGQDVAAAVTRLRGRLGIPDDADIEITVRVVRR from the coding sequence ATGACGACGTCTCCCTCCACCGCCAGCGGCAAACGGTTCATCGGCGACCTCATCGAGATCCCCGAAGCCATCCACGACGGCGACCTGGTGTTCAAGGTCTCCGAAGGCGTGGACGAGGAGAAGCAGGCCCAGGCGCTCCGCGACTACGTCGTCACCCCGCAGCTCGCCCGCAACTTCGACGAGGCGCTCACCACCATCAAGGGCGCGCTCGCCCAGCGGCAGTCCCGCGCCACCTACCTCAACGGCTCCTTCGGCTCCGGCAAGAGCCACTTCATGGCGGTGCTGCACGCCATCCTCAACCACGACCCCGTCGCACGCGGCCTGGCGCGGATGCCCGACGTCCTCGCCAAGCACGACGACTGGCTGGAGGGCAAGAAGTTCCTGCTCGTCACCAGCCACCTGGTGGACGCCGAATCCATCGAGGCGGCCATCCTCGGCGGCTACGTGCGCACCGTGCGCCGCCTGCACCCCGACGCCCCCGTCCCGCCCGTCTACCGGGCCGACGGCCTGCTCGCCGACGCCCGCGACCTGCGCGCCAAACTCGGCGACGAGAAGTTCATCGCCGACCTGCCCGCCCCCGAGAGCTCCGCCGCCTCCAGCGCGTGGGGCAGCACCCGCTGGGCCGCGGCCGCCCGGTGGACCCCCGACAAGCTCGACGAGGCGTTCGCCGTGCCCGCCGGGACCACCGACCCCGACCAGGTCAGACTCCGCAACGGACTGGTCAGCGCCCTGCTCGGCAGCCACTTCAGGCGCTACACCGACGTCGTCCACGGCGACCGGGAAGCCTTCGTCACCCTCGACGACGGCCTGTCCGTCATCAGCCGCCACGCCAAGGAGGAACTCGGCTACGACGCCGTCGTGCTGCTGCTCGACGAACTGATCCTGCGCTTCACCCGCTTCCTCGGCGGCGACGAGGCGCAGATCAACGCCGAGGCGCAGAAGATGTCCAAACTGGTGGAGTCCTCCGAGTCCTACCGGCCCGCGCCCGTCATCAGCTTCGTGCCGCGCCAGCGCGACCTGCGCGACCTCGTCGGCACGAACGTCACCGGCGCCACCGGCGGCCTGTTCGACACCCTCAAGTACTGGGACGGCCGGTTCGGCCACATCAAACTGGAGGACGGCAACCTCACCGAGGTGGTGCGGCACCGGCTGCTGCGCCCCGCCACCCCCGAGGCCGCCGACGAGATCAGCGCCGCCTTCGAACGCATGCGCAACACCCGCCCCGAGGTGCGCGACACCCTCCTCGACTCGCCCGGCGGCGAAGCCGACACCTGGGAGGACTTCCGCGCCCTCTACCCGTTCAGCCCCGCCCTGCTGCACGTCATGGTGGACCTGTCGGCGGCCCTGCAACGCCAGCGCAGCGCCCTCAAACTCATGCGGCAACTGCTGGTCAACCACCGCACCAGCCTGCCCGTGGGACAGCTCGTGCCGCTCGGCGCGGTCTTCGACGTCCTCGTCGAAGGCGAGGACCGCCCCTTCCACGACCGGCTCAGCGCCGAGTACGAGAAGATCCGCGACTTCTACCGCAACAAGGTGCGCCCCTGGCTGCTGCGCCGCCACAAGCTCACCGAGGAGGACGCGGCCGGCCTGGACGTGCGCCACCCGTTCCGCGCCGAGGACCTGCTCGTCAAGACCATGCTGCTGGCCTCGCTGGTGCCGAACGTGCCCGCGCTCAAGGAGGTCACCGTCAGCCGGATGATCGCCCTCAACCACGGCATCATCCCCGCGCGCCGCACCGGCCAGGACGTCACCAGGACCGCCGCGTTCTTCCGGGAGCTCGGCACCCAGTTCGGCGAGGTCCGCGTCGGCCCCGGCGACAACCCCACCGTCACCCTCAACCTGCTGCGCGTCGACACCGAGTCGCTGATGCGCAGCAGCTACAACGCCGCCAACGACCAGGCCATGCGGCGGCTGTTCAAACGGCTGCTCTGGGAGGAGCTGGGGCTCGACCCCGACGCCACCCGCACCGAGATCACCTGGCGCGGCACCCTGCGCACCGTGGAACTCGACTTCGGCAACGTCCGCTCCGAGGACTCCCTGATGCGGCAGCGGTTCGTCCCGGAAACCCCCGGCGCGGTGCGCGTCGTCGTCGACTACCCCTTCGACGAGGGCGCCCACCGGCCCGTCGAGGACCGGCAGCGCGTCCAGGAGCTGCGCGAGGAGTTCACCGAGCCGCCCGCCACCCTCGCCTGGCTCCCGCACTTCCTGTCCGACAGCCGGCAGCAGGACGCGCGGCGGCTGCTGATGATGGAGCACCTGCTGCAGGACGGCGTCATCGAGGAGAAGGCCCCCGACTGGAGTTCGGAGGACCGCCGCGAGGCCCGCCAGCAGCTCGACAACCAGGCCCACCGGATCCGGGAGCAGCTGCGGGACCTGCTGCGCGGCGTCTACGGCGCCACCAACGCCGACGACACCGACCTCGGCGAACGCGTCCCGCAGCACGTCGAGGCGCTGCTGCCCAACGTCGACATCGTCATCGAGGCGGGCAGCCAGCTCCGCGACGCCCTGCACCGCATCGCCGGGAAGCTCCTCGACCACCTCTACCCCGAGCACCCCGACTTCTCCGCCGTCACCGGAGCCAGGCGGGAGGTGCGCCGCAGCGACCTCACCGCCGTCCTGCAGGCCGTGGAGAACGCCAAGGCCGACCGGTTGCAGCGGTACGAGCCCGCGGCCAAGAGCGAACTCCCGGTGCTGCGCCGCGTCGCCCAGCCGCTGGAGATCGCCACGGTCAGCGAGGTATTCATCCTGCGCGACACCTGGCTCACCGCGCTGGACGACGCGGCCCGCACCGAGCAGCCCGACACCACCGACATCCGGGTCCGCGACCTGAAGAAGTGGATCCGCGAACGCGGCGAGGGCAAGGGACTGCCCGACGACATCGTCGACCTGCTCGTGCTGGTCTACGCGGTGCAGTCCGACCGGGCGTGGATCCGCGCGGGCAAACGCTACACCGGCGCCGAGATCGGCAGGCTCGACGGCGACATCGTGCTGCGCCGCCAACCGCTGCCCTCCGAGGAGGACTTCGACGCCGCCAACCGGCGCGCCAGGCAGCTGTTCGGCCTGGAACCGCAGCCGGTCCGCAACGCCCGGGCCGTGCAGCGGCTCGCCGAACAGCTCAAGGAGCGCGGCAGCACCTGGCTCGCCGCCACCGAGACGCTGCTGACCCAGCTGCAGCGGCGCGCGGTCCTGCTCGGCGTGGACGAGGAGGCGCCCCGGCTGCGCACCGCCCAGGCCACTTACGAGCTGCTGGGCCGACTGCGCGCCCTCGCCGACGACACCGAACTGGTCACCGCGCTGGCCCGCGCCGACCTGCCGGGGGACGCCGCGGTCTACAAGGTCAGCATGGAGACCGCCGGAAACGTCGCGGCGGCGCTGGACAGCGCCCGCTGGGAGACCTTCGACACCCTGCTCGACCTCGTCGACGGCGGAGGCGAGCACGCGTCGGAGGCCGCCGCACTGCTGCAGACGCTGCGGACGGCGGCACGCCACAACGAACAGGAGAAGAAGCTCGCCACCGAACTGGACCGGGTGGCCGGCAGGGCGTTCGAGCTGATCCGCAGGAGCGTGACGAAGAAGCAGGACCCGGTCGTCCACGGCTCCGGGCCGACCGGGGGAGGCGGAGTGGCCCCGCCCGTCGTCCACCCCGACCCGGTCATCGGGGAGGTCGCCGCCGAGGCCAGCGCCGTCCTGACCCCCGGACAGGACGTGGCCGCCGCCGTCACCCGCCTGCGCGGCCGGCTCGGCATCCCCGACGACGCCGACATCGAGATCACCGTGCGGGTGGTGCGCCGGTGA
- the pglZ gene encoding BREX-2 system phosphatase PglZ → MTAPATTAPPVTVDAVRGALRRALARQERRAERGHASAAARAVALRAAPEWSGPDEITVEHRGRTVRARVAPAPTVLAVLAELGRPRDAEYLVLLTPCTTRDLGDSLLSRIVGHEVTAVNSWELLADEFGLRMLDPRLHSRELAWLANALYDVGTGAEWRRGTTVLKLDDALHRVAAVRFGHHAADRLDAAALLDWTRDPVRVTRFTTLPAEERDGLRRALEEHVGAVARVVFRLLDRQQVYDALPVGLVLRELLDADTAGLPGMAEARIRVEERFLGAPPPSVDDLRRFADSCEAALLRLMDGAEHDAAIGASARAEEILAAVGADAAAENSRVLATGLQARLAALGAQISLLVRPDAPDPDPHDLAPVEEAFARLRDHRRCDPTAPEFTGALNAVRLLRWLASEQPPRNTVADGVAAHLADTAWVDRAASTLHTTHTDSPALGAAYRQLYARVRDRRAAVDETFARRVAAWTEVSSHTDHLLLAENLLHRVALPVAKKRAPLIVVLDGMSAEVAVQLAEEITADGQLLEAARSERGREGALATLPSITTCSRTSLLCGALTTGGQSEERAGFAALWRQASWGGRPSTLLYQRDLAAGAGDRLPTEVYEAIGDPERVVAAVLNIVDDSLAKGRESDTAAWRTSRIGKLPALLDAAKRAGRPVILTSDHGHVWDRDENRRTGDGEAARYRTGTPGDRELLVTGDRVLAGGGSIVVPWDERIRYTSRRAGYHGGISTAEMVIPVLVFVPDRSLIPSEWHRHPLRPTQHEPAWWNRELAAPTRHAPAGPPRPAARKGRPQAVQDDALFAPEEAVRTLGRRVVDSSVFTEIHGQAPRSPAKEEIAAVIDTLAAVGGDRPRLPVERVAKEAGKEPFRAVRFLKMVAKVLNVEMFPVLVLTDADRAVELNIPLLKEQFPEGAS, encoded by the coding sequence GTGACCGCCCCCGCCACAACCGCCCCGCCCGTCACCGTCGACGCGGTCCGCGGCGCGCTGCGGCGCGCCCTGGCCCGCCAGGAACGGCGCGCCGAACGCGGCCACGCCTCGGCGGCGGCCCGCGCGGTCGCGCTGCGCGCCGCCCCCGAATGGTCCGGACCCGACGAGATCACCGTCGAGCACCGGGGCCGCACGGTCCGCGCCCGCGTCGCCCCCGCCCCCACCGTGCTCGCCGTCCTCGCCGAACTGGGCCGCCCCCGCGACGCCGAATACCTGGTGCTGCTCACCCCGTGCACCACCAGGGACCTCGGCGACTCCCTGCTGTCCCGGATCGTCGGACACGAGGTCACCGCCGTCAACAGCTGGGAGCTGCTCGCCGACGAGTTCGGGCTGCGCATGCTCGACCCGCGCCTGCACTCCCGCGAGCTGGCGTGGCTCGCCAACGCCCTCTACGACGTCGGCACCGGAGCCGAGTGGCGCCGGGGCACCACCGTCCTCAAACTCGACGACGCCCTGCACCGGGTGGCCGCCGTCCGCTTCGGCCACCACGCCGCCGACCGGCTCGACGCCGCCGCCCTCCTCGACTGGACCAGGGACCCCGTCCGCGTCACCCGCTTCACCACCCTGCCCGCGGAAGAGCGCGACGGGCTGCGCCGCGCCCTGGAGGAGCACGTCGGCGCGGTCGCCCGGGTCGTGTTCCGCCTCCTCGACCGGCAGCAGGTCTACGACGCGCTGCCGGTCGGACTGGTCCTGCGGGAACTGCTCGACGCCGACACCGCCGGCCTGCCCGGCATGGCGGAGGCACGCATCCGCGTCGAGGAACGCTTCCTCGGCGCACCCCCGCCCAGCGTCGACGACCTGCGGCGGTTCGCCGACAGCTGCGAGGCCGCCCTGCTGCGTCTGATGGACGGCGCCGAACACGACGCCGCCATCGGCGCCAGCGCGCGCGCCGAGGAGATCCTCGCCGCCGTCGGCGCGGACGCGGCCGCCGAGAACAGCCGCGTCCTGGCCACCGGGCTCCAGGCCCGCCTCGCCGCGCTCGGCGCGCAGATCAGCCTCCTGGTCCGCCCCGACGCGCCCGACCCCGACCCCCACGACCTCGCCCCCGTCGAGGAGGCGTTCGCCCGGCTCCGGGACCACCGGCGCTGCGACCCCACCGCACCGGAGTTCACCGGCGCGCTCAACGCCGTGCGCCTGCTGCGCTGGCTCGCCTCCGAGCAGCCGCCCCGCAACACCGTCGCCGACGGGGTCGCGGCACACCTCGCCGACACCGCCTGGGTGGACCGCGCCGCCAGCACCCTGCACACCACCCACACCGACAGCCCCGCGCTCGGCGCGGCCTACCGCCAGTTGTACGCGCGCGTCCGCGACCGGCGCGCCGCCGTCGACGAGACGTTCGCCCGCCGGGTCGCCGCGTGGACCGAGGTGTCGTCGCACACCGACCACCTGCTGCTCGCCGAGAACCTGCTGCACCGCGTCGCCCTGCCGGTGGCGAAGAAACGCGCCCCGCTGATCGTGGTGCTCGACGGGATGAGCGCCGAGGTCGCCGTGCAGCTCGCCGAGGAGATCACCGCGGACGGGCAGCTTCTCGAAGCCGCCCGCAGTGAACGCGGACGCGAGGGCGCGCTGGCCACCCTGCCGTCCATCACCACCTGCTCGCGGACCTCGCTGCTGTGCGGCGCCCTCACCACCGGCGGCCAGAGCGAGGAACGTGCCGGGTTCGCCGCGCTGTGGCGGCAGGCGTCGTGGGGAGGGCGGCCCAGCACCCTGCTCTACCAGCGGGACCTCGCCGCCGGCGCCGGGGACCGGCTGCCCACCGAGGTCTACGAGGCCATCGGCGACCCCGAGCGGGTCGTCGCCGCCGTCCTCAACATCGTCGACGACTCCCTGGCCAAGGGCCGCGAAAGCGACACCGCCGCCTGGCGGACCAGCCGCATCGGCAAACTCCCCGCGCTGCTGGACGCCGCCAAACGCGCCGGACGACCCGTCATCCTCACCTCCGACCACGGCCACGTGTGGGACCGCGACGAGAACCGCAGAACCGGCGACGGCGAAGCCGCCCGCTACCGCACCGGAACCCCCGGCGACCGGGAACTGCTCGTCACCGGCGACCGGGTGCTCGCCGGAGGCGGCAGCATCGTCGTGCCCTGGGACGAACGGATCCGCTACACCTCCCGCCGGGCCGGCTACCACGGCGGCATCTCCACCGCGGAGATGGTCATCCCCGTGCTCGTGTTCGTCCCCGACCGGAGCCTCATCCCCTCCGAGTGGCACCGGCATCCACTGCGCCCCACCCAGCACGAACCCGCCTGGTGGAACCGGGAACTGGCCGCACCCACCCGGCACGCCCCCGCCGGCCCGCCCCGGCCCGCCGCCCGGAAGGGGCGCCCGCAGGCCGTCCAGGACGACGCGCTGTTCGCCCCCGAAGAAGCCGTCCGCACCCTGGGCCGGCGCGTCGTGGACTCCTCGGTCTTCACCGAAATCCACGGCCAGGCGCCGCGCAGCCCCGCCAAGGAGGAGATCGCGGCCGTCATCGACACGCTCGCCGCGGTCGGCGGCGACCGGCCCCGCCTGCCCGTCGAACGGGTCGCCAAAGAAGCGGGCAAGGAACCGTTCCGCGCGGTGCGGTTCCTGAAGATGGTCGCGAAGGTACTGAACGTGGAAATGTTCCCGGTACTCGTGCTCACCGACGCCGACCGCGCCGTGGAACTCAACATCCCCCTGCTCAAGGAGCAGTTCCCGGAAGGGGCGTCCTAG
- the brxD gene encoding BREX system ATP-binding protein BrxD, whose amino-acid sequence MNAVSAARRREVLDALRRGTVPQSGLDLFAVGLDRFETVLDGELAAVAAGSAGFKAVRGEYGAGKTFFSRWLAERAKRAGFAVTEIQVSETETPLHRLEAVYRRLTERLATATQPPSALREIIDNWVYTLEEDVLDRGTVPTGADGPDEQALTAEVAALLEQRLAAVARSSPGFALALRGYHRAQSEGEKATADALVAWLGGQPNVAAAAKRYAGIKGDLDHFGALAALQGLLTLLRDCGHPGLLVVLDELETLQRARSDTRDKALNALRQLLDEIAAGRFPGLYLVITGTPAFYDGPQGVQRLAPLAQRLATDFMADPRHDNLRAAQIRLPGFDLHRLHRLGTAVRDLYAAGAEQPDRVRDRVDDAYVRDLAEAVAGELGGRIGVAPRLFLRKLVDVSDRVNDIADFDPRVHYRLTVRAGDLTDTERNAWTRRASSADEVELDL is encoded by the coding sequence GTGAACGCCGTCAGCGCCGCCCGCCGCCGCGAGGTCCTCGACGCACTGCGCCGCGGCACCGTGCCGCAGTCCGGTCTCGACCTGTTCGCGGTCGGCCTCGACCGCTTCGAGACCGTCCTCGACGGCGAACTCGCGGCGGTGGCCGCGGGCAGCGCCGGATTCAAGGCGGTGCGCGGCGAGTACGGGGCCGGCAAGACGTTCTTCTCCCGCTGGCTCGCCGAACGCGCCAAACGCGCCGGGTTCGCCGTCACCGAGATCCAGGTCTCCGAGACCGAGACCCCCCTGCACCGGCTGGAAGCCGTCTACCGGCGGCTCACCGAACGCCTCGCCACCGCCACCCAGCCGCCCAGCGCCCTGCGGGAGATCATCGACAACTGGGTCTACACCCTCGAAGAGGACGTCCTCGACCGGGGCACGGTGCCCACCGGCGCCGACGGCCCCGACGAGCAGGCCCTGACCGCCGAGGTCGCCGCCCTCCTGGAGCAGCGGCTCGCCGCCGTGGCGCGCAGCAGCCCCGGGTTCGCGCTGGCGCTGCGCGGCTACCACCGCGCCCAGTCCGAAGGCGAGAAAGCGACCGCCGACGCGCTGGTCGCCTGGCTCGGCGGACAGCCCAACGTGGCGGCCGCCGCGAAACGCTACGCAGGAATCAAGGGCGACCTCGACCACTTCGGCGCACTCGCCGCCCTCCAGGGCCTGCTGACCCTGCTGCGCGACTGCGGCCACCCCGGGCTGCTCGTCGTCCTCGACGAACTGGAAACCCTGCAACGGGCCCGCTCCGACACCCGCGACAAGGCCCTCAACGCGCTGCGGCAGCTCCTCGACGAGATCGCCGCCGGACGCTTCCCCGGCCTGTACCTCGTCATCACCGGCACGCCCGCCTTCTACGACGGGCCGCAGGGCGTGCAGCGCCTCGCCCCGCTCGCGCAGCGCCTCGCCACCGACTTCATGGCCGACCCGCGCCACGACAACCTGCGGGCCGCGCAGATCCGCCTGCCCGGCTTCGACCTGCACCGCCTGCACCGGCTCGGCACCGCCGTGCGCGACCTCTACGCCGCCGGCGCCGAGCAGCCCGACCGGGTGCGCGACCGCGTCGACGACGCCTACGTGCGCGACCTCGCCGAAGCCGTCGCCGGGGAGCTCGGCGGCCGGATCGGCGTGGCGCCCCGCCTGTTCCTGCGCAAACTCGTCGACGTCAGCGACCGGGTCAACGACATCGCCGACTTCGACCCCCGCGTCCACTACCGGCTCACCGTGCGCGCGGGCGACCTCACCGACACCGAACGCAACGCCTGGACCCGGCGCGCCTCCTCCGCCGACGAGGTGGAACTCGACCTGTGA
- a CDS encoding DEAD/DEAH box helicase: MTAASSLDLLHPTLTHHVVNTLGWPALRPLQREALAPLTAGEDAVLLAPTAGGKTEAALFPLLTAMARDGWDGVSLLYVCPLKALLNNLLPRVQSYAGWLGRTAALWHGDVTAAARRRILRDRPDVLLTTPESLEAMLVSTKVDHRAFLGGVRAVVVDEVHAFASDDRGWHLLAVLERLTRLCGRPVQRVGLSATVGNPRDLLTWLQGSGAGTRPGRVVAPGVRPPTAPPPDQGPPPGEVELDYVGSPENAATVIAALHRGEKRLVFCDSRQLVERIGAALRARGTTVFLSHASLSVDERRRAEQAFAEARDCVIVATSTLELGIDVGDLDRVVQVNAPGTVASFLQRIGRTGRRADTTRNCLFLALHEPGLLGAAGLLRLWGRHWVEPVHPTPEPRHIVAQQLLALCLQESQVGERLWAEWWDGLEPFGHGEPVLAHLLREGFLTRDGGMLLVGPEAERRFGRRHFAELTGVFTAPPEFTVLHGRTEIGRTNPALLAAAEPGEGPRRLLLAGRSWAVTWVDWKRRRCFVDPVDDGGGSARWDAAGHTGWSFELARAVREVLLGADPPVKLTRRAADALAKARDRHADHVHADGTVVTRGGGGVRWWTWAGTRANLTLRATLTGLVDPAQRVGDTGLRLCGDTDPARWRAVREAAVDRVALPQVDDRALEGLKFTAALPRHLAERTLAARLADVAGARAVLAEPTRFVVGE, translated from the coding sequence GTGACCGCGGCCAGCAGCCTCGACCTGCTCCACCCCACCCTCACCCACCACGTCGTCAACACGCTGGGCTGGCCCGCGCTGCGCCCCCTGCAACGCGAGGCGCTCGCGCCGCTCACCGCCGGGGAGGACGCGGTGCTGCTCGCGCCCACCGCCGGCGGCAAAACCGAGGCGGCGCTCTTCCCGCTGCTCACCGCGATGGCCCGCGACGGCTGGGACGGCGTGTCGCTGCTGTACGTGTGCCCGCTGAAAGCCCTGCTCAACAACCTGCTGCCGCGTGTGCAGAGCTACGCCGGGTGGCTGGGCCGCACCGCCGCCCTGTGGCACGGCGACGTCACCGCGGCCGCCCGCCGACGCATCCTACGCGACCGCCCCGACGTCCTGCTCACCACGCCCGAGTCGCTGGAGGCGATGCTGGTGAGCACCAAGGTCGACCACCGCGCCTTCCTCGGCGGGGTGCGCGCCGTCGTCGTCGACGAGGTGCACGCGTTCGCGTCCGACGACCGCGGCTGGCACCTGCTCGCCGTCCTGGAGCGCCTCACCCGGCTGTGCGGGCGGCCCGTGCAGCGCGTGGGGCTGTCCGCCACCGTCGGCAACCCCCGCGACCTGCTCACCTGGCTGCAGGGCAGCGGCGCCGGGACACGCCCCGGCCGGGTGGTCGCCCCCGGGGTGCGGCCGCCCACCGCCCCACCGCCGGACCAGGGCCCGCCGCCCGGGGAGGTGGAACTCGACTACGTGGGCTCCCCCGAGAACGCCGCCACCGTCATCGCGGCCCTGCACCGCGGGGAGAAGCGGCTGGTGTTCTGCGACTCGCGGCAACTCGTGGAACGCATCGGCGCGGCCCTGCGCGCCAGGGGCACCACCGTGTTCCTGTCGCACGCCTCCCTGTCCGTCGACGAACGCCGCCGCGCCGAGCAGGCGTTCGCCGAGGCCCGCGACTGCGTCATCGTCGCCACCTCCACCCTGGAGCTCGGCATCGACGTCGGCGACCTGGACCGGGTCGTCCAGGTCAACGCGCCCGGCACGGTCGCCTCCTTCCTGCAGCGCATCGGCCGCACCGGCCGCCGCGCCGACACCACCCGCAACTGCCTGTTCCTCGCGCTCCACGAACCCGGACTGCTGGGCGCCGCCGGACTGCTGCGCCTGTGGGGGCGGCACTGGGTGGAACCCGTGCACCCCACCCCGGAGCCCCGGCACATCGTCGCCCAGCAGCTGCTGGCGCTGTGCCTGCAGGAGTCGCAGGTCGGCGAGCGGCTGTGGGCGGAGTGGTGGGACGGCCTGGAACCGTTCGGCCACGGCGAACCGGTCCTCGCCCACCTGCTGCGCGAGGGCTTCCTCACCCGCGACGGCGGCATGCTCCTGGTCGGCCCCGAGGCGGAGCGCCGGTTCGGGCGGCGGCACTTCGCCGAACTCACCGGGGTGTTCACCGCGCCCCCGGAGTTCACGGTGCTGCACGGCCGCACCGAGATCGGCCGCACCAACCCGGCGCTGCTCGCGGCGGCCGAACCGGGGGAGGGGCCGCGCAGGCTGCTGCTGGCGGGCCGCAGTTGGGCGGTGACCTGGGTGGACTGGAAGCGGCGGCGCTGCTTCGTGGACCCGGTCGACGACGGCGGCGGGAGCGCGCGCTGGGACGCCGCGGGCCACACCGGCTGGTCGTTCGAACTGGCCCGGGCGGTGCGCGAGGTGCTGCTGGGCGCCGACCCGCCGGTGAAGCTGACCCGGCGCGCCGCCGACGCCCTGGCCAAGGCCCGCGACCGGCACGCCGACCACGTCCACGCCGACGGCACCGTCGTCACCCGCGGCGGCGGCGGCGTGCGCTGGTGGACGTGGGCGGGCACGCGCGCCAACCTCACCCTGCGCGCCACCCTCACCGGACTCGTCGACCCCGCCCAGCGGGTCGGCGACACCGGTCTGCGGCTGTGCGGCGACACCGACCCGGCCCGCTGGCGGGCGGTCCGGGAGGCCGCGGTCGACCGGGTCGCGTTGCCGCAGGTGGACGACAGGGCCCTGGAGGGGTTGAAGTTCACCGCCGCGCTCCCGCGCCACCTCGCCGAACGCACTCTCGCGGCCCGGTTGGCCGACGTGGCGGGGGCGCGGGCGGTGCTGGCGGAGCCGACCCGGTTCGTGGTGGGGGAGTGA
- a CDS encoding transposase, whose amino-acid sequence MRALSEQLVPDFFWNAVEPLLPRQKPRPQGGGPRRADNRKVLTAVVFVVSSGCGWQELPGVFGVSPSTAHRRFREWAEAGICTSLERRTEELDLAPHEREWIRTVLDLAYQRSERVPAASAARSS is encoded by the coding sequence ATGAGAGCACTCTCCGAGCAACTGGTCCCGGACTTCTTCTGGAACGCGGTCGAACCGCTGCTGCCGAGGCAGAAGCCCCGCCCCCAGGGAGGAGGACCCAGGCGGGCCGACAACAGGAAGGTCCTCACCGCCGTGGTCTTCGTCGTCTCCAGCGGGTGCGGCTGGCAGGAGCTCCCCGGGGTTTTCGGTGTCTCCCCCTCCACCGCTCACCGGCGCTTCAGGGAGTGGGCCGAGGCGGGGATCTGCACCTCCCTGGAGCGCCGGACCGAGGAGCTCGACCTGGCCCCGCACGAAAGGGAATGGATCAGGACCGTCCTCGACCTGGCGTACCAGCGCTCTGAGAGGGTCCCGGCCGCAAGCGCCGCACGGAGCAGCTGA